The genomic DNA TCGTTAGAGacgaaaatcaatttttttacatAACACAAGGACCATTCATGTAGTTTAACCAATCATTTTATAATTTTAAACATATAAtactaactatttaatattttctttCTAATTTGTAATTATATTACTTTTAGGgtgagttaaatgcttggttggtctcTGTAGTTTACAAAAATTACAGACTTGGttctagtggtttactaattacacgtgtggtaccaaaacttgtaaaaaattacaagttttggtaccacgcgtgtaattagtaaaccactaggaccaagtctgcaatttttacaaaccatagggaccaaccaagcatttaactcttttggGGTTCTTTGATAACTTCTGTATGATTAGTGATGATCTGAACTACTATTAAGAGTTAGTATAATACTTAACAGATCTCACCAATTCAAATTAGACATATTAACCATTCAAAAGTAAATGTCTAACCTAACAGACATTTACTTGCTAAACAAACAATCAGAATCATTAAATGCTTAAATGCTGAACCATTCAACAAACGGATGGTTTCCTGCttatttagggggtgtttggcctagcttttattttttggcttatgcttatatttttaagtagcttatagcttattttctatcatttgataagccttgtttaagtgtttggattagcttatagcttTTTTTATATCATTTACCCTTACACAAAGAAGCTTTTTcaaaataagctaaaaaaccatcTTCAAGTAAGCTTCTtaaaattagcttatataagctaataagcataagcttaaaaagctaaaccaaacaccaaattaagcttattttgtaaaaaaaagctataagctttgttaaaaaaagctaggccaaacacccccttaataaACTTAAACACCCTTTTATACAGTTTTGAAGTTGGGGTTGAATTAACATTTCCCTTGCACCGAAAACCTTCAACTCTGATTCAGTTACTCCAATTTCTTGTTTGAGTTGTTCGATAATCCATCATGCCTCGGTTAACCAATTTCACTGTTTTTAGGTTAACGCTTTCTAGATACCAGTAAGTTCTTCATTCTCTTCATTTCATCAAAACTTCATTGTTTCCCGATCAAACTTTGCCCTAAATTGAATGAATGTTTCATTGCACCGTATGATCAAACAAATTACTAACTTCAGATTATTCAGTTTTTCGTGTATGATTTAACCAACATTTGTTCGGATTTCTTGAAATGGTTTCTGCATGCCCTAGAGCTAGATGTATGATTAAACAAATTACGCACTTGAGTTATTCAGCTTTTCGTGTATGATTTAACTAACATTTGTTTGAATTTCTGTAAATTGTTGTGTAATCCAAAGCATTGCGTTAGGTTCTACCTGGAGAGGAAGATTTTTATCGACAGAGTCTAATAAAATCGATGAACCGCTCAAAGTAGAAGAAGCCGAAACGATAAACGTTCCACCGCCTCCGGCTGAGAAGGTATATTTGGATATCTATGTCAAATTAGCTTCTCAACTGTGATCTCTTGATTTTGTTTGTGTAATCAGTTACTTGTGCTTGGTGGAAGTGGGTTTGTTGGCTCGCATATATGTAAAGAAGCTTTAAATCGTGGCTTGTCGGTTTCTAGCCTTAGTAGGTATGTATTTGTTACTGTGTTTTTGCATCATATTGATGCATAGTGTCGCTATAATGATAATTTGTACTGTTTTTGCATCATATTAAGCCACTCTAGAGTTAAAATAATGATCAGGTGACGATTATACTCGTAAATAGTTCATGGATTTTGATAATAATCTTACATGGATAGCCCAAACTGAAGGAATATAGATAATGACATGGATGGTAACTTTCTTTTGCAGATCTGGCAACTACTCTATTCAGGAACCGTGGGCTAAAAATGTGCAGTGGCATCAAGGTATAGCATCACGTTTACGAGTATGGTTCCTTATATATCTTTGCAGACTCAAATGAGAGGGACTTTACATAAATGAAAAGTAGGGAAGAGAGTGGAAGTTTGTGATGGGAGATAGAAATGAGAGAGGGTGAAAGAAAGTGGCAGCCAGTTTTTGGAGAGAGTGAGTGAATGGGTTGGGTAAAACAACCATTTACCCTTCTCTTTAGTTTTCTTAACTTAATTACAATTTACAACCAATCAAGCCGTATGGACGATAATCAATGAGATTCTCGCAGTTCTCAACCTATGTAGTTAATGTTGCGACATATCACCGATATATCAGTTATCAGTCCCCGTGGAGAGATATCGGTgcaaaatatcggtaccgatattgtCGGCGATATTGACCAACATCTGACCAATATTGGACCaatattgaccgatatatcaccgatgtTTCCGATATCAGtgcctttcttcttagttctaccattcgtctttcttcttattgctgctattagtgttttaagtcttaattgttaatgttaaatattagtgttttaagtcttaatcaattcctacttgctacaattatagtgttttgcaagttgcaaaaggttaatttgctAATTTTAGGAAAGTAAACTGATCTGTTAGTGTTAAATCACTATATATATAACTtaagcatgatattaaaattaccgatatcccaccgcaataaccgatatctcaaatatcggtccttgatcGATATCCATTTTTTTACCGCACTAACTACTTGGTTCTCAACTTATTTGTGGTTCTTAATTTAATCGGTCAAGAGGTTGTGAGTTGTTTATGAATTCAGCATATGCAGCATGGCATCTTATGAAGGCAAAACTTATATTTTGGTCACTCACTCGtgataatattattttatcattttggTAATCTATTTTTATATTTAAGAGTTGTGTCCGGTAGTTGATAGCAATCTTAATTCCATGCCAACATGACAAATCTAAATGTGTCATATGCTGACGTGGATAAACATCTGGACATTTATATTTTGTGATAGAACACTGCTTTGTACCTATCGATCACACTAGTATATATATGCTTTAATTTTGTTAAAAAATGTTATAAGTTAGTTAAAAGATGCTTATAACTTTGTTTTAGTCAAACTATAATTCTATAAGTATGTTAAATGAACTCTTATCCATGTGTTCATTGTTCAGGGGACTTGCTATCTGGAAGCTCATGGAAGGAAGCACTAAGTGGAGTGACCTCTATTGTGTGTAGCTTCTTACTATTGCTTTAAAATGTAGAATCCTGACAGAGAATAAATACTCACGTCCTTAACAGTTTGTTTACCTATGGAAGGAAACCTCTTATAATTTAGgaatattagattttaataatcccaactattcgccgTTGGCCGCTAACagtcccaacttaaaaaataaccaccagcagtcccaactattgacatattggccaccaatggaccctgactaacagaaccctaacaccgttagtctccggtcgccggaaaaccATTTCTGGCcagaaaaaggtttctaaaggtccgatccaaggttacaaagaggtttaagacaaaaatgttgagttttccggccaaaaagttgagttttccagCCAAAAAGGACTTTTCCGACGACTtcaataattggggcttttactagaaaaaggtttctaatggtccgtaataaggttacaaagaggttttgaacgaaaatgttgagttttccggccaaaaacgttttttccggcgaccggagactaacggcgttagggttctgttagtcggggtccattggaggccaatatgttaatagttgggactgccagtgggtatttttgaagttgggactgttggcggccaaTGGCGAATAGTTTGGACTATTAAAATCCaatggaaaattggtttttaataaaccaaacTTTGTCCCGTtagtaaataataatcttacctacgtaattagtatacaataatcctacctatcaacatgttggtactcaatgaacttacGTTAAtgttttttaactgaagttagtttttaagttttatttattacacaaacagtccctatagttgtaatttactagttttaactattttaaaactagtaaattacagtcccttgaggttttttttgttttataaaatagttaaaactagtaaattacaactacagggacttttTATGTAattaataaaacttaaaaattaactttagttaaaaaaattagcggaagttcattgagtaccaacatgttgataggtaggattattgtataccaattacgtaggtaagattattatttaccagcgggataaaggttggtttattaaaaaccaattttccaaaTCCAATATTCCTATAATTTATTATGTATAAACTATAACGATATTTCCTGTAATTATCTATATAAAACTTACAGGTGTCTTGTGTTGGTGGTTTTGGTTCCAATTCCTACATGTACAAGATCAATGGAACTGCTAATATCTCAGTCATTAGAGCTGCTGCTGAAAAAGGTTGGAGCTAAAAATCACTTACCTTCAATTATTTTTGCATCATTCAGTGAAGCAACAAGTGATAAAAGCCTCATGGAATATAACTTAAAGCATAAAGGAACTGTGTGTATTCAGACATATCATATAAGTTAATTGTCGCATCTAAATGTGTTGTACATTTTTACAAATTTTGTTTTTACTTGCAGGGGTTAAAAGATTTGTTTATGTATCTGCTGCTGACTGTGGTGTGATGAATTACATTCTACAAGGATATTATGATGGAAAGGTAAATacgattcttttttttttttttattgtattAGGTTTTATGACTAACTAAACTGATGGTTGTGTAATAATGATGCAGAGAGCAGCAGAAACAGAGTTGGTGAGATATCCTTATGGACGTGAGTGTTGTTTTCTTCACTTTCTCTTACAGTATTTTATTCTTGTTACCTTGTGAACATTTTAAATATTGATTTCAGATGTGATTCTGAGGCCCGGATTCATTTACGGAAATCGTCGCGTTGGCAACCTGGAGTTACCTTTGGGTGTCATCGGTTCTCCACTAGAGATGGTACCATGCTACCCCAAGACATACTGAAAAGCCGTTATTAATTATATCGCACTAAATATTTTTTTCATCGAGACAGGTTCTCCAACATGCAAAGCCACTGAGCGAGGTTCCACTTGTGGGTCCACTGTTGACGCCACCCGTCAATGTTACAGCTGTAGCTAAAGTAGCGGTTAGAGCAGCTATTGATCCCGTGTTTCCTCCTGGCATAGTTGATGTCCATGGGTTATTGCGTTACAGCCAACAGAAGTAAAATCGATACTGCACAAAATTATAACAGAGTCCCTTCAGTATGTAGTTTTCgctgattctttttttttttctttttaatcttTTTCAGAATAAAAACCAATATTGCATCTTGGTATGATGAAATGTTAAACGCTTTTCTTTATTTCTAGTTTTTTTAATTACTGTGCATTTTTTAGTTGGAAAatgaagttgacaaaatatgGTCTTAACAATATACTGGCTCATGATTTAGATAATTTAACTTATGCAGTACTTATGTATGTATTTAGATGATTTTTGCAACACTTGATACGATTTGGCAATAGGAGCAAGTGACTGAACTTTCGGGTCAACTGTATGCATTTTTACAATGGATGAATACGAGGGCCGAAGTTCATGGAAAAGCCTAGCTGACGGAAGAAATTAAAGGTTTGATAACACGAGCTGATTTTTTGAATAACTGATGTCACATCTGATCTGAAACGGCGGTCAAGATCATAAGTTCAAAAGTGATCCACTAGTATGGTGACACGTAGATCTGGCAAGGTGGCTTCCATTAAATCATGACCCGAAGGGTCGATTAAACTCACTTGTGGCAACACCAACGGTTGGGGCATAACTATTATCCAAATCATCAATAATACATCAAGGGAAGGCTGAAAAAGTAAACGTTCAACATGATATTTGCAGCACTCATATCATGTTGGACTCGGTGTAACCGTCACCAGACCAGGTCCCAGACCTGTAAGAACTCTGCTATCGACTTTTGGAGTGGAATGCCTGCCATTGTTCGAACCAAAGGTTAATTTGGCAGTAAGGAAGAATATAGGAGACATGAAGACAAACATGAAATGTACTTTGACTGTGGTGGCGCGCATTCATGCGACAGAGGTAACAATCACTTGTATTTTATCCGACATACCTTGCATCAAAGCAGATGCCTGACAAAGCAATGCATGTGACGAGACACTCATCCGTACAATGAACATATCTAACAATAAAGAGGTAACAACCCTTATATTAACGACTGTGCCCTTGCTGACAAAGCAAACAGGGAAACGAAACGCTCCTACGTATTTTACGATGAAGAGTAATGCAGCGAAAACTGAACTTTTTGCCTTGCAGTACTCTCTTCGAGTGGAACGTACAATCTCTCTAATACTGGGAAAATCATCGTTCTAGCCATTGTAACCACAATTTTCTTTTTACCTTGATCCAATGGAAACATGACACGTAGTGATAAAGTCTATTAAACATAATGCTGATATATAGAGTTAGCAAAACATGTTGTGTTGTGTTAAAGGTGTCATGTTTGACACGACATGTTTAGTACAATTAGTACAATTATTAACCCGGACGCATCACGTTTAACCAAACATGTGATTTACTCAAGCACTAACATGGACATGCTTTATAAGCGGGTTTCATGACACAACGCGACACACTTGACATGAAATATTACCAATTCAATAACACGAATGACACAACACAACATGTTTAATATGAGACGAGTCTATGGTGCATTCATCACGTACTTGTGATGCTAGATATTCATACTACATTTATAAATTATTTCTTGAGATGTTAGAAGTTCAGATTCCAAACGTATTGATTTGGGTCTCATGAGAGGGGTTGGTTCAAGAGATTCATGAACCTGGTTTGATTGTGATTATACTCCACAAACCCGGTTCCATAGGCGGTTGGTCGGGTGGGAACCAAAGCAAAGGGTTGGTAAAGACCGTTTGTTTGGTTCAGATTGCCACTAGATCAAGGAGGAACGAAACAAATTCCAGCCATAGCGCCCCCGAGGGCCGGTGTACCCAGGCACTATAGAGCGTTATAGGGGTGTTTGGCGTTATATGAAGCTTGAGTACACACGGTGTTAACAAACATACACATCCATACCCAGAACAGAATCAAAAACTAATCAAATCAGCAACTGAGAACCGTAAACTAAATCATCAAACAAGTCGGTTAAGCGATCAGTTCCACCATTCTGCCGGATTAGAACGTTGAACTTCTCATCCCTACTTGCTTCTAATTACTTTTATAAGGATTTAAGCTAAAACCAATTTTAATATCTCAACTTAACAGCCATACTTTATAATGAACAAGTATCCAGGTAGAAACACAGACAAACAATACACctcttacaaaaaaaaaaaaaacacccacctatttataacattatatataaaaaataaatttattacAATACAATAATTCATAAAATTTATTACAATACAATAATTCAAAAGAAAACTCAAACATGATGTTAGAGCTATTTATGTCACAATGTACGACAATCCGCCCTAACAACAAAGGATTATGATGGTAAGCCAACCCACACACAACACCAACGACTATCTAGAGTCATTTGATTCAAGCGTGAGACATGTACAACACAATTTTGTGAACACACATGTCACACACCGGAACTAATACCTCTAGATATTCATTTGTGTTGTCTGTGGGCTAGACTACCTTCATAATCCCTTGTTATCAACCACAAATTGTCATACATCGTGACATAAAGAGCTCCAACAACTTGTTAGATCAAAACAAAAATATCTACAACAATGCTAATATAACTCGCATCTGAGATTAGCTTCTTCTCTGAGCTCCTTCAAGCATAATTTGTCTGAAATTTGTGATACATACAAAACAAAATCAGTTTTAAACTAAATCGACAAAAACAAAGAAACATCGAATGGAAAAGGAAGTGGGATGTACCTATGACTGCTGCGATTGGTAGAAGATCAAAGGTTTTTGAAACATAATCGGCCGTTTCATCAAATGAAATACGGCGATTGTGAATggtctagggtttgttattttaTAATGGTCTTGGGTATTTTTGGTTAGTCCCTACCGTACTGTTTATTTTTGTAGGTTAGTCCTTGTTTTTAATAGTGTTTGCATACAAGTCCTTTCAATGTGGTACTTTATTAGATAGTAATTGCAAATGAGTCTTTTGGTTCAGAAGTGTTTGCAAATGAGGCCTCTTCGGTCCTTAACAACTTCTTCAACTACATTCACATTATAGCCTTTATCtccatttatataaaaatatattttact from Helianthus annuus cultivar XRQ/B chromosome 7, HanXRQr2.0-SUNRISE, whole genome shotgun sequence includes the following:
- the LOC110940098 gene encoding uncharacterized protein At1g32220, chloroplastic, yielding MPRLTNFTVFRLTLSRYHIALGSTWRGRFLSTESNKIDEPLKVEEAETINVPPPPAEKLLVLGGSGFVGSHICKEALNRGLSVSSLSRSGNYSIQEPWAKNVQWHQGDLLSGSSWKEALSGVTSIVSCVGGFGSNSYMYKINGTANISVIRAAAEKGVKRFVYVSAADCGVMNYILQGYYDGKRAAETELVRYPYGHVILRPGFIYGNRRVGNLELPLGVIGSPLEMVLQHAKPLSEVPLVGPLLTPPVNVTAVAKVAVRAAIDPVFPPGIVDVHGLLRYSQQK